From a single Micromonospora sp. WMMD1102 genomic region:
- a CDS encoding glycosyltransferase family 4 protein, with translation MSPNAEVINFPSARPLKVLILSWEYPPVLVGGLGRHVHALATSLAAAGHQVTVVTRHGEGAPVEAYADGVHVLRAPEDPVGFPLATPSLLAWTMAFNHTLTRTALRAARTGDFDVIHAHDWLVAHTAINLADHLDIPLVTTIHATEAGRHQGWLPDEMNRTIHSVEHWLSAESHRVITCSGYMRDQVNALFGLPAGHVEVVPNGVDDRAWSAQPRAVAAARKRYAGAGPLVGFAGRLVYEKGVQHLVHAVPRLRERHPELRVVIAGDGPYKPELQEQARRLGLERNVRFAGFMTERQLPAILAATDATVVPSLYEPFGMVALEAAAAGAPLAVAATGGLAEIVESGVTGVTFPHSDPDALAGAVDSLLGDEVFARRVARKARTMVAERYGWTSIAARTAAVYASAANAGPAPRTRAGSGAGRIVVPEGRNLLALDGAAC, from the coding sequence ATGTCACCGAACGCCGAGGTCATCAACTTCCCTTCGGCCCGCCCGCTGAAGGTGCTCATCCTCTCCTGGGAATACCCGCCGGTGCTGGTCGGCGGGCTCGGCCGGCATGTGCACGCGCTGGCCACCTCGCTCGCCGCCGCCGGGCACCAGGTGACCGTGGTCACCCGGCACGGCGAGGGCGCCCCGGTCGAGGCGTACGCCGACGGGGTGCACGTGCTGCGCGCCCCCGAGGACCCGGTCGGCTTCCCGCTGGCCACCCCGAGCCTGCTGGCCTGGACGATGGCGTTCAACCACACGCTCACCCGGACCGCGCTGCGGGCCGCCCGGACCGGCGACTTCGACGTGATCCACGCGCACGACTGGCTGGTCGCGCACACCGCGATCAACCTCGCCGACCACCTGGACATCCCGCTGGTAACCACGATCCACGCCACCGAGGCGGGCCGGCACCAGGGCTGGCTGCCGGACGAGATGAACCGGACCATCCACTCCGTCGAGCACTGGCTCAGCGCCGAGTCACACCGGGTGATCACCTGCTCCGGCTACATGCGGGACCAGGTGAACGCGCTCTTCGGGCTGCCGGCCGGGCACGTCGAGGTGGTGCCGAACGGGGTCGACGACCGGGCCTGGTCGGCGCAGCCCCGGGCGGTGGCCGCCGCCCGCAAGCGGTACGCCGGTGCCGGGCCGCTTGTCGGCTTCGCCGGCCGGCTGGTCTACGAGAAGGGGGTGCAGCACCTGGTGCACGCCGTACCGAGGCTGCGGGAGCGGCATCCGGAGCTGCGGGTGGTGATCGCCGGGGACGGGCCGTACAAGCCGGAGTTGCAGGAGCAGGCGCGGCGGCTCGGACTGGAGCGCAACGTACGCTTCGCCGGGTTCATGACCGAGCGGCAGTTGCCGGCGATCCTGGCCGCCACCGACGCCACGGTGGTGCCGAGCCTCTACGAGCCGTTCGGGATGGTGGCCCTGGAGGCGGCCGCCGCCGGTGCGCCGTTGGCGGTCGCCGCCACCGGTGGACTGGCCGAGATCGTCGAGTCCGGGGTGACCGGGGTGACCTTCCCGCACAGCGATCCGGACGCGCTGGCCGGGGCGGTCGACTCGCTCCTCGGCGACGAGGTCTTCGCCCGCCGGGTGGCCCGGAAGGCCCGCACCATGGTCGCCGAGCGGTACGGCTGGACGAGCATCGCCGCCCGGACCGCCGCGGTCTACGCCAGCGCGG
- a CDS encoding amylo-alpha-1,6-glucosidase has translation MLPIEFGPRVCGHLGAGVDREWLVPDGLGGFAMGTVSGLRTRRYHGLLMVAGETPAARRLGLVSLDPELVLPSGATVRLGAHEWRSGDVDPDGFALLERFELVDGLPRWRWRIGDLVLERELAMAYGRSCLAVRHRLLAGGPARLGLAAVVTWRDGHGERRADGPAPKVEPVAGGAVVEDAFRLAGPEWVAQGRWWHGVHHREEAARGLTPDEDLWCAGRFGGPLDRPGDSVSVLAWAGDLAGQPPPADELIEAARRRNRRVVAAGKPADAVAATLTLAADAFVVGTTTGPDVVAGYPWFGAWSRDTMIAYEGLFLGTGRADEGRELLRAYGSTLSEGMLANTADTGRVEYNTVDGTLWFLHAVHRHVTVTGDTDLAAELLPGLRAVVEAHLRGTRYGIVADPADGLLTQGAPGEALTWMDARVDGEPVTQRAGKPVEVNALWVNGLAAIGELAGRLGADAGAAPAAHRRARAAFRRRFPAPSGWLHDVVDAPAPAYPRGAADRHDDDLLRPNQLLAWSLPHAPLDPDPAVLRRIGAALLTPLGPRSLAPDSPGYLPRHRGGPAERDSGYHQGTVWPWLIGPYADACRRAGLPVDELFAGLVAHLSEYGLGSVSETADAAAPHGATGAPFQAWSVAELLRVRRVG, from the coding sequence ATGCTGCCGATCGAGTTCGGGCCGCGGGTCTGCGGTCACCTGGGGGCCGGTGTCGACCGGGAATGGCTGGTACCGGACGGCCTGGGCGGGTTCGCCATGGGCACCGTCAGCGGGCTGCGCACCCGGCGCTACCACGGCCTGCTCATGGTGGCCGGGGAAACTCCGGCGGCCCGCCGGCTCGGGCTGGTCAGCCTCGATCCGGAGCTGGTGCTGCCGTCCGGCGCGACGGTCCGGCTCGGCGCGCACGAGTGGCGCTCCGGCGACGTCGACCCGGACGGCTTCGCGCTGCTGGAACGCTTCGAGCTGGTCGACGGGCTGCCGCGCTGGCGGTGGCGGATCGGCGACCTCGTGCTGGAGCGGGAGCTGGCGATGGCGTACGGCCGCTCCTGCCTGGCGGTCCGGCACCGGCTGCTCGCCGGCGGTCCGGCCCGGCTCGGCCTGGCCGCGGTGGTGACCTGGCGGGACGGGCACGGCGAGCGGCGCGCGGACGGGCCGGCCCCGAAGGTGGAGCCGGTGGCCGGCGGCGCCGTCGTCGAGGACGCGTTCCGGCTGGCCGGGCCGGAGTGGGTGGCGCAGGGTCGGTGGTGGCACGGGGTGCACCACCGGGAGGAGGCGGCCCGGGGGCTCACCCCGGACGAGGACCTCTGGTGTGCCGGCCGGTTCGGCGGGCCGCTGGACCGGCCCGGGGACAGCGTCTCGGTGCTGGCCTGGGCCGGCGACCTGGCCGGACAGCCGCCGCCGGCCGACGAGCTGATCGAGGCGGCCCGGCGGCGCAACCGCCGGGTGGTGGCGGCCGGGAAACCCGCCGACGCGGTGGCGGCGACGCTGACCCTGGCCGCCGACGCCTTCGTGGTCGGCACCACCACCGGGCCGGACGTGGTGGCCGGCTATCCGTGGTTCGGCGCCTGGTCCCGGGACACGATGATCGCGTACGAGGGGCTGTTCCTCGGCACCGGGCGGGCCGACGAGGGGCGCGAGCTGCTCCGGGCGTACGGGTCGACGCTGTCGGAGGGGATGCTGGCGAACACCGCCGACACGGGGCGGGTGGAGTACAACACCGTGGACGGGACGCTGTGGTTCCTGCACGCGGTGCACCGGCACGTCACGGTGACCGGGGACACCGACCTCGCCGCCGAACTGCTGCCGGGGCTGCGCGCGGTGGTCGAGGCGCACCTGCGCGGCACCCGGTACGGCATCGTCGCCGATCCGGCCGACGGCCTGCTCACGCAGGGCGCCCCCGGAGAGGCGCTGACCTGGATGGACGCCCGGGTGGACGGCGAGCCGGTGACCCAGCGGGCCGGCAAGCCGGTCGAGGTCAACGCGCTCTGGGTCAACGGGCTGGCCGCGATCGGCGAGCTGGCCGGGCGGCTCGGCGCGGACGCCGGGGCGGCACCGGCCGCGCACCGCAGGGCCCGAGCCGCGTTCCGGCGCCGCTTCCCGGCCCCGAGCGGCTGGCTGCACGACGTGGTCGACGCCCCGGCACCGGCCTATCCGCGCGGCGCCGCCGACCGGCACGACGACGACCTGCTCCGGCCGAACCAGCTGCTCGCCTGGTCGCTGCCGCACGCGCCGCTGGACCCGGATCCGGCGGTGCTGCGCCGGATCGGGGCCGCCCTGCTCACCCCGCTCGGCCCGCGCAGTCTCGCCCCGGACTCCCCCGGCTACCTGCCCCGGCACCGGGGCGGCCCCGCCGAGCGGGACTCCGGCTACCACCAGGGCACCGTCTGGCCGTGGCTGATCGGCCCGTACGCCGACGCCTGCCGCCGGGCCGGGCTGCCGGTCGACGAACTCTTCGCCGGGCTGGTGGCGCACCTGTCGGAGTACGGGCTCGGCTCGGTGAGCGAGACCGCCGACGCCGCGGCCCCGCACGGCGCCACCGGGGCGCCGTTCCAGGCCTGGTCGGTCGCGGAACTTCTGCGGGTACGCCGGGTCGGCTGA